A portion of the bacterium genome contains these proteins:
- the efp gene encoding elongation factor P, which translates to MTVLDLKEGNVFEYEGNIYVVVYAVHTHQQQRRGLVRLKAKDIRTGKTLEDSFRSDVKVSPVYVDEAPLVFLYEDSQGYHFMDNNTYEQVVIQSEVIGDASKYITENLEVTGLFHNGEVLDIKMPISVDLKVIEAEPGHRGDTVQGGKKKVKLQTGLEIQTPLFVEVDDVVKVDTRTGEYITRV; encoded by the coding sequence ATGACTGTACTGGATTTGAAAGAAGGAAATGTTTTTGAATACGAAGGTAATATTTATGTAGTTGTGTATGCTGTTCACACTCACCAACAGCAGAGACGAGGTTTAGTTAGGCTAAAAGCAAAAGATATTAGAACAGGAAAAACTCTTGAGGATTCTTTCAGGTCAGATGTTAAGGTTAGCCCTGTATATGTCGATGAAGCCCCTCTCGTTTTTCTTTATGAAGATTCACAAGGATACCATTTTATGGATAACAACACCTATGAACAGGTTGTTATTCAATCAGAGGTTATTGGAGATGCAAGTAAATATATTACAGAAAACCTTGAAGTTACTGGACTTTTTCATAATGGAGAAGTTCTTGATATAAAGATGCCAATTAGTGTTGACTTAAAAGTTATAGAAGCAGAACCTGGACATAGGGGAGACACTGTTCAGGGAGGTAAAAAAAAGGTTAAACTTCAGACAGGTCTTGAAATACAGACACCTCTTTTTGTTGAAGTGGACGATGTTGTCAAGGTAGATACCCGCACTGGTGAATATATCACTCGCGTTTAA
- the accB gene encoding acetyl-CoA carboxylase biotin carboxyl carrier protein: MKPEELKIYADFMKKYDLEYLEIKKGDFSLTMGKKGAIQKESQTVKHNQVIPELKHEEILEEYKRPSQQLENAVYIKSPLVGTFYKAPSPQSPPFVELGASIKQGDTLCIVEAMKVMNEIKSEHNGTVKEILVENGKPVEYGQVLFIIQL, encoded by the coding sequence ATGAAGCCTGAAGAATTAAAAATATATGCCGATTTTATGAAGAAGTATGACTTGGAGTACCTGGAGATAAAAAAAGGCGATTTTTCTTTAACTATGGGTAAAAAAGGTGCTATTCAGAAAGAATCTCAGACGGTTAAACATAATCAAGTGATACCTGAACTTAAACATGAAGAAATTCTTGAAGAATATAAACGTCCTTCTCAACAATTAGAGAATGCTGTCTATATTAAATCTCCGCTTGTTGGCACTTTTTATAAAGCGCCTTCACCTCAAAGTCCGCCGTTTGTCGAGTTAGGAGCGAGTATTAAGCAGGGCGATACTCTTTGTATTGTTGAAGCAATGAAGGTAATGAATGAAATAAAATCTGAACATAACGGCACAGTCAAAGAAATATTAGTTGAAAATGGAAAGCCCGTAGAGTATGGGCAGGTTCTTTTTATCATTCAATTATAA
- the accC gene encoding acetyl-CoA carboxylase biotin carboxylase subunit, producing the protein MFKKVFIANRGEIALRVLRSCRELGLKTVIGFSEADKNSLPVTLADEKICIGPASPQDSYLNIPSIVSAIEMSKAEAVHPGYGFLAENVPFVEICNASRIAFIGPSVKNIQLMGDKSLARKTAKSFNVPVIPGCEENDYKKALYYARKIGFPVIVKASSGGGGRGMRRVNNIEEFQKSWHTCQEEAKLSFGDDSLYLEKFLERPRHIEVQLIGDKKGDILVFPERDCSIQRRHQKLIEESPSPFVDNKLRKKLYKYAYLLAKKIGYKSAGTIEFLVDSHSNPYFMEMNTRIQVEHPITELVSGYDLVKNQILVARGDKLGIRQKDIKLNGHSIECRINAEDALNNFMPSPGRIEKLIIPGGPGIRVDTHIFQGYTIPPYYDSLVMKLISYGRDRQEAIDRMRRAFDEVVIEGIKTTIPLYRKIFAHPIFLSGRYSVKWLENFLESESSKT; encoded by the coding sequence ATGTTTAAAAAAGTATTCATTGCTAACAGGGGTGAGATTGCTTTAAGGGTGCTTAGAAGTTGCCGAGAACTCGGGTTAAAGACAGTTATAGGTTTTTCTGAAGCCGATAAAAATTCTCTTCCAGTGACTCTTGCTGATGAAAAAATTTGTATAGGACCTGCCTCACCACAAGATAGTTATCTAAATATTCCTTCCATTGTTAGTGCTATAGAAATGTCAAAAGCTGAAGCTGTCCACCCTGGATATGGTTTTCTTGCAGAAAATGTACCCTTTGTAGAGATATGTAATGCTTCGAGGATTGCTTTTATTGGTCCTTCTGTTAAAAACATACAGTTAATGGGAGATAAATCTCTTGCAAGAAAGACAGCCAAATCTTTTAATGTTCCAGTTATACCTGGTTGCGAAGAGAACGATTATAAGAAAGCTCTATATTACGCAAGAAAGATTGGGTTTCCAGTTATTGTTAAAGCAAGTTCTGGTGGTGGTGGTAGGGGTATGAGGCGTGTTAACAATATTGAGGAGTTTCAAAAGTCGTGGCATACCTGTCAGGAAGAAGCAAAATTGTCTTTTGGAGATGATTCCTTATATTTAGAAAAATTTCTTGAGAGACCAAGACATATAGAGGTTCAGTTGATAGGTGATAAAAAAGGTGATATTCTTGTTTTTCCAGAGAGGGATTGCTCTATACAACGTAGGCACCAGAAACTTATTGAGGAGAGCCCTTCACCTTTTGTTGATAACAAGTTGCGTAAAAAATTATATAAATATGCGTATCTTCTTGCAAAGAAAATTGGATATAAAAGTGCTGGGACTATTGAGTTTCTTGTAGATTCTCATAGCAACCCTTATTTTATGGAGATGAATACAAGGATTCAGGTTGAACATCCTATAACAGAATTGGTATCTGGATATGATTTGGTAAAGAACCAGATTCTTGTTGCAAGAGGGGATAAGCTTGGAATAAGACAAAAAGATATAAAATTAAATGGACATTCTATTGAATGTCGTATAAACGCTGAGGATGCTTTGAACAATTTTATGCCTTCTCCCGGCAGGATAGAAAAACTTATTATACCCGGTGGACCAGGAATAAGGGTGGATACCCATATTTTTCAGGGATATACCATACCACCATATTACGATAGTTTGGTAATGAAACTTATTTCTTATGGTAGAGATAGACAGGAAGCAATCGACCGTATGAGGAGAGCTTTTGATGAGGTTGTTATTGAAGGTATAAAAACAACAATACCTCTTTATAGGAAAATTTTTGCTCACCCTATATTTTTGAGTGGAAGGTATAGTGTAAAGTGGCTTGAAAACTTCCTTGAATCAGAAAGTAGTAAAACTTAG
- a CDS encoding Asp23/Gls24 family envelope stress response protein has product MDEEKYGNVKIDNDVLASIAGIVAKNVPGVNKIATSFVAGLAQLVGKKQDAGIKVVVGEDEVEFELCIIVEYGVNIPEVTYLVQKSIKEEVEKMSGLKVASVDVVVQGVQPPKKSENKTEEDEEQEGEEND; this is encoded by the coding sequence ATGGATGAAGAAAAATACGGAAATGTTAAGATAGATAACGATGTTCTTGCGTCTATTGCAGGGATAGTAGCTAAAAATGTTCCAGGTGTAAACAAGATAGCTACAAGTTTTGTTGCGGGGCTTGCGCAATTGGTTGGGAAAAAACAGGACGCAGGAATTAAGGTGGTAGTTGGAGAAGACGAGGTAGAGTTTGAACTTTGTATTATAGTGGAATATGGGGTTAATATTCCCGAGGTGACATACTTGGTTCAGAAATCAATAAAGGAAGAAGTAGAAAAAATGTCTGGTTTAAAAGTAGCAAGTGTCGATGTTGTGGTGCAAGGTGTGCAGCCACCAAAGAAGAGTGAGAATAAGACGGAAGAAGATGAAGAGCAAGAAGGAGAAGAGAATGATTGA